A DNA window from Pseudodesulfovibrio thermohalotolerans contains the following coding sequences:
- the dsrK gene encoding sulfate reduction electron transfer complex DsrMKJOP subunit DsrK produces the protein MSDIPKADELFKSIDYNPPATGWMDTPVDFSPGHWCYPAKPEKIAYMDTKLPGLWGEPREWLPSDSDWKLPPNWKETVVNGFRERLKKFRSLQLFMDICVRCGACADKCHYFIGSGDPKNMPVLRAELMRSVYRGEFTLAGKILSKFTGSRVMEEHVLKEWFIYFYQCTQCRRCSLFCPYGIDTAEMTMMARELMHLVGLNTNWIMEPVSNCNITGNHLGIQPHAFKDIVDFMVDDIEEVTGRRVKAPLNEKGHEILFITPSGDVFADPGIYTFMGYLLLFDYLDLDYTMSTYASEGGNFGSFTNNEVMKKLNAKMYAEAERLGCKWILGGECGHMWRVVHQYMDTMTGDTQWSGMTTPKSPITGTVFDNAAATKMLHITEFTADLIKHNKLKLDPSRNDHLRVTFHDSCNPARGMGLLEEPRYVLKHVCNNFFEMPPATIREQTFCCAGGSGLNTDEIMEIRLRGGLPRGNALRYVQEKHGVNLMACICAIDRATLIPLADYWAPGVTISGTHELVANALVLEEGEVRTMDMRQEPLPGFEDEEDDWTPPSKEDA, from the coding sequence ATGTCCGACATTCCCAAAGCAGATGAGCTCTTCAAGAGCATAGATTACAATCCGCCCGCGACGGGCTGGATGGATACTCCGGTGGACTTCTCGCCGGGCCACTGGTGTTATCCCGCCAAGCCCGAGAAGATCGCGTACATGGACACCAAGCTGCCCGGCCTGTGGGGCGAGCCGCGTGAGTGGCTGCCCTCCGACTCGGATTGGAAACTGCCCCCCAACTGGAAGGAAACCGTGGTCAACGGCTTCCGCGAGCGGCTCAAAAAGTTCCGCTCCCTCCAGTTGTTCATGGATATCTGTGTGCGCTGCGGCGCCTGCGCCGACAAGTGTCACTACTTTATCGGCTCCGGCGATCCCAAGAACATGCCGGTGCTCCGCGCCGAGCTGATGCGCTCGGTCTACCGCGGCGAGTTCACCCTGGCAGGCAAGATCCTGTCCAAGTTCACCGGCTCCCGCGTCATGGAAGAGCATGTCCTGAAGGAGTGGTTCATCTACTTCTACCAGTGCACTCAGTGCCGCCGCTGCTCCCTGTTCTGCCCCTACGGCATCGACACTGCGGAAATGACCATGATGGCCCGCGAGCTGATGCACCTGGTCGGCCTGAACACCAACTGGATCATGGAGCCCGTCTCCAACTGCAACATCACCGGCAACCACCTCGGCATCCAGCCCCATGCCTTCAAGGATATCGTTGATTTCATGGTCGACGACATCGAGGAAGTCACCGGCCGCCGGGTCAAGGCCCCGCTGAATGAGAAGGGCCACGAGATTCTGTTCATCACGCCGTCCGGCGACGTGTTCGCCGACCCCGGCATCTACACCTTCATGGGCTACCTGCTCCTGTTCGACTACCTCGACCTGGATTACACCATGTCGACCTATGCGTCCGAGGGCGGTAACTTCGGCTCGTTCACCAACAACGAGGTCATGAAGAAGCTCAACGCCAAGATGTACGCCGAGGCCGAGCGCCTGGGCTGCAAATGGATTCTCGGCGGCGAGTGCGGCCACATGTGGCGCGTGGTGCACCAGTACATGGACACCATGACCGGCGACACCCAGTGGTCCGGCATGACTACCCCGAAGTCGCCCATCACCGGCACCGTGTTCGACAACGCGGCGGCCACCAAGATGCTCCACATCACCGAGTTCACCGCCGACCTCATCAAGCACAACAAGCTGAAGCTGGACCCCAGCCGCAACGATCACCTGCGCGTCACCTTCCACGACTCCTGCAACCCCGCCCGGGGCATGGGCCTTCTGGAAGAGCCGCGCTACGTGCTCAAGCATGTGTGCAACAACTTCTTCGAGATGCCCCCCGCGACCATCCGCGAACAGACCTTCTGCTGTGCGGGCGGTTCCGGCCTGAACACCGACGAGATCATGGAAATCCGCCTGCGCGGCGGCCTGCCTCGCGGCAACGCCCTGCGCTATGTGCAGGAGAAGCACGGCGTCAACCTGATGGCCTGCATCTGCGCCATCGACCGTGCGACCCTGATCCCGCTGGCCGATTACTGGGCCCCCGGCGTGACCATTTCCGGCACCCACGAGCTGGTCGCAAACGCCCTGGTTCTCGAAGAGGGCGAGGTCCGCACCATGGACATGCGGCAGGAACCCCTCCCCGGTTTCGAGGACGAAGAGGACGATTGGACGCCCCCGAGCAAGGAGGATGCATAA
- a CDS encoding FmdE family protein: MNIGQYTFEEFKNKAKEFHGYPAPGLLIGGYMVEAAKARLPEGTLFEAMVESGKCLPDAVQLLTLCSTGNNWMKVKLLGRYAVSLYDKYTGKGFRVAVDQAKLKDWPEIRAWFMKEKPKAEQDTEQLFNEIEQAGDTICSIRPVTISKKYLGHGHMTTIDVCPVCGEAYPGSDGSICRGCQGEAPYESIEGALCVDDAPDLKAVRVEEAVGKKAVHDMTGIEPGESKGPITKAGDVFDIGDVCRLQRIGKFNVYDGDAVPGDEWVHENDAVKAFAKRMAGPGITYDPNPEEGKINFFAEYAGMLSIDLDALNRFNLSPDVMLATRHDGSIMPEGKGVAGTRAIPLYISRDKLSRALTALGEGPVLSVLPLKPAKVGILVTGTEVFQGLIEDKFIPIISSKVIHLGCTVHMTDIVPDDREAITRAATAMLEGGCDLIVTTAGMSVDPDDVTRAALVDAGLHGDLYGVPMLPGTMTLVGKLRNAAIIGVPACALFYKTTAFDVVLPRILAGQELRRKDLARFGEGGFCMNCKTCSFPKCPFGK; the protein is encoded by the coding sequence ATGAATATTGGCCAGTACACTTTTGAAGAGTTCAAAAATAAAGCCAAGGAATTTCACGGATATCCAGCTCCCGGTCTGTTGATCGGCGGGTACATGGTCGAGGCCGCCAAGGCGCGTCTCCCCGAAGGAACGCTGTTCGAGGCCATGGTCGAGTCGGGCAAATGTCTGCCTGACGCGGTCCAGCTTCTTACTTTGTGTTCCACCGGCAACAACTGGATGAAGGTCAAGTTGCTCGGCCGTTACGCCGTGTCCCTGTACGACAAGTACACAGGCAAGGGCTTCCGCGTGGCCGTGGACCAGGCGAAGCTCAAGGATTGGCCTGAGATTCGCGCCTGGTTCATGAAGGAGAAGCCCAAGGCCGAGCAGGACACCGAACAGCTTTTCAACGAGATCGAACAGGCCGGGGACACCATCTGTTCCATTCGGCCCGTGACCATCTCCAAGAAGTATCTCGGTCACGGCCACATGACCACCATCGACGTCTGCCCGGTCTGCGGCGAGGCGTATCCCGGTTCAGACGGCTCCATCTGCCGCGGCTGCCAGGGAGAGGCTCCCTACGAGTCCATTGAGGGGGCGCTCTGCGTCGACGACGCGCCAGACCTCAAGGCCGTGCGCGTCGAGGAGGCCGTGGGCAAGAAGGCCGTGCACGACATGACCGGCATCGAGCCGGGCGAATCCAAGGGCCCCATCACCAAGGCCGGCGACGTCTTCGACATCGGCGATGTCTGTCGTCTGCAACGCATCGGCAAGTTCAACGTCTATGACGGCGACGCCGTGCCGGGCGACGAATGGGTTCACGAGAACGACGCGGTCAAGGCGTTCGCCAAGCGCATGGCCGGTCCCGGCATCACCTACGACCCGAACCCGGAAGAGGGCAAGATCAACTTCTTCGCGGAGTACGCGGGTATGCTGTCCATCGATCTGGACGCGCTGAACCGATTCAATCTCTCCCCGGACGTCATGCTGGCCACCCGGCACGACGGTTCCATCATGCCCGAGGGCAAGGGCGTGGCCGGAACCCGCGCCATTCCCCTTTACATCTCCCGCGACAAGCTCAGCCGCGCCCTGACCGCTCTGGGCGAGGGACCGGTCCTGTCCGTTCTGCCCCTCAAGCCCGCCAAGGTCGGCATCCTGGTCACGGGTACCGAGGTGTTCCAGGGACTCATCGAGGACAAGTTCATCCCCATCATTTCGTCCAAGGTCATTCATCTCGGCTGCACGGTCCACATGACCGACATCGTGCCCGACGATCGTGAGGCCATCACCCGTGCGGCCACGGCCATGCTGGAAGGCGGCTGCGATCTCATCGTCACCACGGCGGGCATGTCTGTCGACCCGGACGACGTAACCCGCGCCGCCCTGGTGGATGCCGGTCTGCACGGCGACCTGTACGGTGTCCCCATGCTGCCCGGCACCATGACTCTGGTGGGCAAGCTACGCAATGCCGCCATCATCGGCGTACCGGCCTGCGCCTTGTTCTACAAGACCACCGCCTTCGACGTGGTTCTGCCCCGCATTCTGGCCGGGCAGGAACTCCGCCGCAAGGACCTGGCGCGTTTCGGTGAAGGCGGGTTCTGCATGAACTGCAAGACCTGTTCGTTCCCCAAGTGCCCCTTTGGAAAGTAA
- the dsrO gene encoding sulfate reduction electron transfer complex DsrMKJOP subunit DsrO, with protein MKNSRRTFIKLAGIAAAGLAVAPKKVLASGGGHAPVKVNATASHAKHWAMVVDTTKLHTAEAIDELAKVCHHIHNVPSIEGKKEVKWLWHDSYGHSFPEQENPHLAEEVHERVFPLLCNHCENPPCVRVCPTKATFQRPDGIVAMDYHRCIGCRYCMAGCPYGSRSFNWGDPRLNLDLANLNPEFPTRMRGVVEKCNFCVERLAVGKKPACVEASNGAMFFGDLKDPDSEVRKVLREKFTIRRKPSAGTEPSVYYII; from the coding sequence ATGAAGAACAGCAGAAGAACCTTCATCAAGCTTGCCGGTATCGCTGCTGCCGGTCTGGCCGTGGCCCCCAAAAAGGTCCTGGCCTCGGGCGGCGGACATGCCCCGGTCAAGGTCAACGCCACGGCCTCCCATGCGAAGCATTGGGCCATGGTCGTCGACACCACCAAGCTGCACACCGCCGAAGCCATCGACGAGCTGGCCAAGGTCTGCCACCACATCCACAACGTGCCCTCCATCGAAGGCAAGAAGGAAGTGAAGTGGCTGTGGCATGACTCCTACGGGCATTCCTTCCCCGAGCAGGAGAACCCGCACCTGGCCGAAGAGGTCCACGAGCGCGTCTTCCCGCTTCTGTGCAACCACTGCGAGAACCCCCCGTGCGTTCGCGTCTGCCCCACCAAGGCGACCTTCCAGCGCCCGGACGGCATCGTGGCCATGGATTACCACCGCTGCATTGGCTGTCGGTACTGTATGGCTGGCTGTCCCTACGGTTCCCGTTCGTTCAACTGGGGCGATCCCAGGCTGAACCTGGACCTGGCCAATCTGAACCCGGAGTTCCCCACCCGTATGCGCGGCGTCGTCGAGAAGTGCAACTTCTGCGTCGAGCGTCTGGCCGTGGGCAAGAAGCCCGCCTGTGTGGAGGCCTCGAACGGCGCCATGTTCTTCGGCGATCTGAAGGACCCGGATTCCGAAGTCCGCAAGGTGCTTCGTGAGAAGTTCACCATTCGTCGTAAACCCTCGGCAGGCACTGAGCCCAGTGTTTACTACATCATCTAG
- a CDS encoding GGDEF domain-containing protein, whose protein sequence is MQRAKRYELPLTMLMLDIDYFKSINDTYGHAAGDVVLKAMAASVSSILRASDIFGRLGGEEFAAILPQTDIEEGAEVAERLRSTLAGLGVEVGDERVSFTVSVGVTRVDGRDRTVEEVLNRADEALYKAKRMGRNRVVRG, encoded by the coding sequence GTGCAGCGGGCCAAGCGTTATGAACTGCCCCTGACAATGCTCATGTTGGACATTGACTATTTCAAGTCAATCAACGACACCTACGGCCACGCCGCCGGGGACGTGGTCCTCAAGGCGATGGCCGCCTCCGTCTCGTCCATTCTGCGCGCCTCGGACATCTTCGGGCGTCTGGGCGGGGAGGAGTTCGCCGCCATATTGCCTCAGACCGACATCGAGGAGGGGGCCGAAGTGGCCGAAAGGCTGCGCAGTACCCTGGCCGGGCTCGGGGTGGAGGTGGGCGATGAGCGAGTCTCCTTCACGGTTTCCGTTGGGGTCACAAGGGTGGACGGCAGGGACAGGACGGTCGAGGAGGTCCTCAACCGGGCCGACGAAGCCCTGTACAAGGCCAAGCGCATGGGGCGCAACAGGGTCGTACGGGGCTGA
- a CDS encoding PAS domain-containing protein → MKHHRTTPDERLLERVREHSARLREGDDPVEFWASFCEAELAGRDVVPSGGEDCPTDLRASRMRTLLLSMRTPVLLLNADFEVEVMNPAAVELTGAENLEAWCGGDHDPVPLDRLAPWLVGSLEAGNFREDGGCCRLDVPVAHRTGDRHFNVSVSLTSDFSDRHDGYAVVLDDISDRVEGERKLASERNRVAHYLDVVVSMVFALDAAGRISMVNRTACRDLGYAEEDLLGRDWVDALVPPESRDEIRDCLCLVLSGQVEDEDERSFPVTAGDGEPRMVLWQCRPLGHDGCLPAGLLLSGVDITEPRAAEEALAEKELWLRSTFVALGEAVLILTPDMKILDANPAAEAMFQKSQPELQGMPVGNLHVSASHYEDFQGRVRTAFEAGERALFELSLKRGNGEIFPADQSVSLIKGDDGATLGVVNVIRDISDRKHAEAKLKRSEEKFRRIFETIEEGYMGTDLEGIVLMVNPATCRLLRYEECELVGRKLDTLYRQSAERNDFRKVLREKGAVRGVRMTARRKDGSLIVIEANAHQVLNHLDEPVGMEGTFRDITRRVGAEKALRESEKQYRAFFENNHAIMLLTDPKSERIIDANPAAGDFYGYPLEVMRTMNMSQINDLDRDEMFVEMRRSMDEGRTYFILRHRLASGELRDVEVYSGPIMVQGVQRLYSVIHDVTKRIELEQEMKLLATTDALTGANNRHQFFPSEGLRCSGPSVMNCP, encoded by the coding sequence TTGAAGCACCATCGCACCACCCCCGACGAAAGGCTCCTGGAGCGGGTTCGGGAGCACTCCGCCCGCCTGAGGGAAGGCGATGATCCCGTGGAGTTCTGGGCTTCGTTTTGCGAGGCGGAGCTGGCTGGCCGCGACGTTGTCCCGAGCGGCGGCGAGGACTGCCCGACGGACCTGCGCGCGTCCCGGATGCGCACCTTGCTGCTCAGTATGCGCACCCCTGTCCTACTGCTTAACGCCGATTTCGAGGTGGAGGTCATGAATCCGGCGGCTGTCGAGCTGACCGGGGCGGAGAACCTTGAAGCCTGGTGCGGCGGCGACCATGATCCCGTGCCCCTGGACCGGCTCGCTCCCTGGCTGGTGGGCTCGCTTGAGGCGGGGAATTTCCGGGAGGACGGCGGTTGTTGCAGGCTTGACGTGCCCGTGGCCCATCGGACGGGCGATCGCCATTTCAATGTGTCCGTCTCCCTGACCTCGGATTTTTCCGACCGCCACGATGGCTACGCCGTGGTGCTCGACGACATCTCCGACAGGGTCGAGGGCGAGCGGAAGCTGGCCAGCGAGCGCAACCGGGTGGCCCACTATCTGGATGTGGTCGTGAGCATGGTCTTCGCTTTGGACGCAGCCGGGCGCATATCCATGGTCAACCGAACCGCCTGTAGGGATCTGGGGTACGCCGAGGAGGATCTTCTGGGCCGGGACTGGGTCGATGCCCTGGTGCCGCCGGAAAGCCGTGACGAGATCCGGGACTGCCTCTGCCTGGTCCTTTCGGGCCAGGTCGAAGACGAGGACGAACGGTCCTTCCCCGTGACCGCCGGAGACGGAGAGCCCCGGATGGTCCTGTGGCAGTGTCGGCCTTTGGGGCATGACGGCTGCCTGCCTGCCGGGCTGCTCCTCTCGGGCGTCGACATCACCGAGCCGAGAGCCGCCGAGGAGGCCCTGGCCGAAAAGGAGTTGTGGCTGCGCAGTACCTTCGTGGCCCTGGGCGAGGCCGTGCTTATCCTCACCCCCGACATGAAGATTCTGGACGCCAACCCGGCGGCCGAGGCCATGTTCCAGAAGAGCCAGCCGGAGTTGCAGGGGATGCCCGTGGGCAACCTGCACGTCAGCGCGTCCCATTACGAGGATTTTCAGGGCAGGGTCCGGACGGCCTTCGAGGCCGGGGAGCGCGCCCTGTTCGAACTGTCCCTGAAGCGCGGCAACGGCGAGATTTTTCCGGCCGACCAGTCGGTTTCGCTCATCAAGGGCGACGATGGGGCCACCCTGGGCGTGGTCAACGTCATCCGCGACATTTCCGACCGCAAGCACGCCGAAGCCAAGCTCAAGCGCAGCGAGGAGAAATTCCGGCGCATTTTCGAGACCATTGAGGAAGGCTACATGGGCACGGACCTGGAGGGCATCGTGCTCATGGTCAACCCGGCCACGTGCAGACTGCTTCGGTACGAGGAGTGCGAGTTGGTGGGGAGGAAACTCGACACTTTGTACAGGCAGTCCGCCGAGCGCAATGATTTCCGGAAGGTCCTGCGCGAGAAGGGAGCCGTCCGAGGTGTGCGGATGACCGCCCGGCGCAAGGACGGAAGCCTCATCGTCATCGAAGCCAACGCGCATCAGGTCCTCAACCATCTGGACGAGCCTGTGGGCATGGAAGGGACCTTCCGCGACATCACCCGGCGCGTCGGGGCCGAGAAGGCCCTGCGCGAGAGCGAGAAGCAGTACCGGGCCTTTTTCGAGAACAACCACGCCATCATGCTTCTGACCGATCCCAAGTCCGAGCGGATCATCGACGCCAACCCGGCGGCCGGGGACTTCTACGGCTACCCGCTTGAAGTCATGCGGACCATGAACATGAGCCAGATCAACGACCTGGACCGGGACGAAATGTTCGTGGAGATGCGTCGGTCCATGGACGAGGGGCGGACCTACTTCATCCTCCGCCATCGACTGGCGAGCGGAGAACTGCGCGACGTCGAGGTCTATTCCGGTCCGATCATGGTCCAGGGGGTGCAGCGGCTCTACTCGGTCATCCACGATGTGACCAAGCGCATCGAGCTTGAGCAGGAGATGAAACTCCTCGCCACAACCGATGCCCTGACCGGCGCCAACAACCGACATCAATTTTTTCCCTCGGAGGGGTTGAGGTGCAGCGGGCCAAGCGTTATGAACTGCCCCTGA
- the dsrJ gene encoding sulfate reduction electron transfer complex DsrMKJOP subunit DsrJ, giving the protein MYNGFAIVAGLVIFFAMLTAPFALGTMTKQYKEPELKLPVNEKECIESTEYMRTNHMQLLNEWRDWALRDGKRTYTNHAGKEFSISLQNTCMKCHVSKADFCDKCHNDAGVSPYCWDCHVQPEGLK; this is encoded by the coding sequence ATGTACAACGGATTTGCTATCGTCGCCGGGCTGGTCATCTTCTTCGCGATGCTGACCGCTCCCTTTGCGCTCGGCACCATGACCAAGCAGTACAAGGAACCCGAGCTCAAGCTGCCCGTGAACGAGAAGGAGTGCATCGAATCCACCGAGTACATGCGCACCAATCACATGCAGCTCCTGAACGAATGGCGCGACTGGGCGCTGCGTGACGGCAAGAGGACCTATACCAACCACGCTGGCAAGGAGTTCTCCATCTCCCTGCAGAACACCTGCATGAAGTGCCACGTCAGCAAGGCCGACTTCTGCGACAAGTGTCACAACGACGCGGGTGTCTCTCCCTACTGCTGGGATTGCCACGTTCAGCCGGAGGGTTTGAAATAA
- the dsrP gene encoding sulfate reduction electron transfer complex DsrMKJOP subunit DsrP produces the protein MLELALKGSKRYYGWIAFLLVLIGIGSTALVDQWINGLTITGMSRDVSWGFYISQFTYLVGLAASGVMIVLPNYFHSYKTNKHMVIFGEFMAIAACIMCLLFIVVDIGQPTRMMNMIFHPTPNSILFWDMIVLNGYLFLNLLVGWTCLQADRQHLPHPQWLKPFIYISIIWAFSIHTVTAFLYQGLPGRHYWLTAILAARFLASAFCSGPAILLLVMMITEKFTSFKMAKNAVSTLVKIIAYAMCVNMFFFALEIFTSFYSNIPGHMHPILYLFEHASSGLVTLMWTFIAFAAISITLLVTPRFRNNYKLLPWTLCILIVATWIDKGLGLLIGGFNPTPFETITSYWPTTKELMVSMMVYAVGALVVTVLFKIATEVKAEVGHSQKLDCGCSSEDTCECAPEESPVEA, from the coding sequence ATGCTTGAATTAGCTCTCAAAGGCTCCAAGAGATACTACGGCTGGATTGCGTTCCTCCTGGTTCTCATTGGCATCGGTTCCACCGCCCTGGTGGACCAGTGGATAAACGGCCTGACGATCACCGGCATGAGCCGCGACGTGTCCTGGGGCTTCTACATCTCCCAGTTCACCTATCTGGTCGGTCTGGCCGCCTCCGGCGTCATGATCGTGCTGCCGAACTACTTTCATTCCTATAAAACCAACAAGCACATGGTCATCTTCGGCGAGTTCATGGCCATCGCTGCGTGTATAATGTGCCTGCTGTTCATCGTCGTGGACATCGGGCAGCCCACCCGCATGATGAACATGATCTTCCATCCCACTCCGAACTCCATTCTGTTCTGGGATATGATCGTGCTCAACGGCTACCTGTTCCTCAACCTGCTCGTGGGCTGGACCTGTCTGCAGGCTGATCGCCAGCACCTGCCTCACCCGCAGTGGCTCAAGCCGTTCATCTACATCTCGATCATCTGGGCCTTCTCGATCCATACCGTGACCGCGTTCCTGTACCAGGGCCTGCCCGGCCGCCACTACTGGCTGACCGCCATCCTGGCCGCCCGCTTCCTGGCTTCCGCGTTCTGCTCCGGTCCCGCGATCCTGCTGCTCGTCATGATGATCACGGAGAAGTTCACCAGCTTCAAGATGGCCAAGAACGCCGTTTCCACGCTCGTGAAGATCATCGCCTACGCCATGTGCGTGAACATGTTCTTCTTCGCGCTGGAAATCTTCACCTCGTTCTACTCGAACATCCCGGGTCACATGCACCCGATCCTTTACCTGTTCGAGCACGCGAGCTCCGGTCTGGTCACCCTGATGTGGACCTTCATCGCCTTTGCCGCGATCTCCATCACCCTGCTGGTGACCCCGCGCTTCCGCAATAACTACAAGCTGCTGCCCTGGACCCTCTGCATCCTGATCGTCGCGACCTGGATCGATAAGGGCCTGGGCCTGCTGATCGGCGGTTTCAACCCCACGCCGTTCGAGACCATCACTTCCTATTGGCCCACCACCAAGGAACTCATGGTTTCCATGATGGTCTACGCCGTGGGCGCACTGGTGGTGACCGTGCTCTTCAAGATCGCCACCGAGGTCAAGGCCGAAGTGGGGCATTCCCAGAAGCTGGACTGCGGTTGTTCTTCCGAGGACACCTGCGAGTGCGCGCCTGAGGAATCCCCGGTCGAAGCCTAA
- the dsrM gene encoding sulfate reduction electron transfer complex DsrMKJOP subunit DsrM encodes MNALYSLLFVFLLVLIPLFGVDAAHMRTFFGVCIPTTAFIIFIIGFVYKVVTWGRSAVPFRIPTTGGQFKSFDPELFKQNKLDCPQTGAQTFFRMVLEVFAFRSLFRNTAVSLHEGKDYPVVAYKSSKWLWLFAITFHYSFFIIALRHLRLFLEPIPFIPVGALEFVDGILQIGAPVMYLSDLGLVAGVLLLMGRRLINAKINYISYVSDFFPLFLILAVALSGIYMRYFAKVDIIAIKELTMGLVTFHYVVPETITVSFFVHVFLVSVLMAYFPFSKLMHMPGVFLSPTRNLPNDSRAKHHVNPWNDPNIKAHAYADYEKQFGVPMAEAGLPLDNPENGVPEDKAEA; translated from the coding sequence ATGAATGCTCTTTACTCACTTCTGTTCGTCTTTCTCCTGGTGTTGATCCCGTTGTTCGGGGTTGATGCGGCACACATGAGGACTTTCTTCGGTGTCTGCATCCCGACAACGGCGTTCATCATCTTCATTATCGGCTTTGTATACAAAGTCGTCACCTGGGGCCGGAGCGCCGTGCCGTTCCGCATCCCTACAACCGGCGGACAGTTCAAATCCTTTGACCCAGAACTGTTCAAGCAGAACAAGCTGGACTGTCCCCAGACCGGCGCCCAGACCTTCTTCCGCATGGTGCTTGAGGTCTTTGCGTTCCGGTCTCTGTTCAGGAACACCGCAGTGTCCCTGCACGAGGGCAAGGACTACCCCGTAGTCGCCTACAAATCGAGCAAGTGGCTGTGGCTCTTCGCCATCACGTTCCACTACTCCTTTTTCATCATCGCCCTGCGGCATCTGCGCCTCTTCCTCGAACCGATCCCGTTCATTCCGGTGGGCGCGCTTGAGTTCGTGGACGGCATCCTGCAGATCGGCGCCCCGGTCATGTACCTGAGCGACCTCGGCCTCGTGGCCGGCGTGCTCCTGCTCATGGGCCGCAGGCTGATAAACGCCAAGATCAACTACATCAGCTATGTCTCCGACTTCTTCCCGCTGTTCCTGATCCTGGCCGTCGCCCTGTCGGGCATTTACATGCGCTACTTCGCCAAGGTCGACATCATCGCGATCAAGGAGCTGACCATGGGTCTGGTGACGTTCCACTACGTCGTCCCCGAGACCATCACCGTCTCCTTCTTCGTGCACGTCTTCCTGGTCAGCGTACTCATGGCGTACTTCCCGTTCAGCAAGCTCATGCACATGCCGGGCGTCTTCCTGTCCCCGACCCGCAACCTGCCGAACGACTCCCGCGCCAAGCACCACGTGAACCCGTGGAACGATCCCAACATCAAGGCGCACGCCTACGCCGACTACGAGAAGCAATTCGGCGTGCCCATGGCCGAGGCCGGGCTGCCCCTGGACAACCCTGAGAACGGCGTACCCGAAGACAAGGCCGAGGCCTAG
- a CDS encoding RsbRD N-terminal domain-containing protein, which yields MTFESMLAARKAELSEKWADLVLKTYPKETQKVWSRQKDRFQNPVGAAIIEATGELIDHLIEWQDAGRIAVSLDRLIRIRAVQDFTPSQAISFVYLLKKLLRDEFFRPMKKNGTLDELLKFEAKVDNLAMMSFDIYCKSREEVFRFRVEEVKRTQSSLLRKAGLVADVTVDKSTD from the coding sequence ATGACTTTTGAATCAATGTTGGCCGCAAGAAAGGCCGAGCTGTCGGAGAAGTGGGCGGATCTGGTCCTCAAGACCTATCCCAAGGAGACCCAGAAAGTGTGGTCCCGGCAGAAAGATCGATTTCAGAACCCCGTGGGGGCGGCCATTATCGAGGCCACCGGGGAGCTGATCGATCATTTGATCGAGTGGCAGGATGCGGGACGGATCGCCGTCAGCCTGGACAGGCTCATCCGCATCAGGGCGGTGCAGGATTTCACCCCCTCTCAGGCCATCAGCTTCGTGTATCTGCTGAAGAAACTCCTTCGCGACGAGTTTTTCCGGCCCATGAAGAAGAACGGCACATTGGACGAGCTGCTTAAATTCGAGGCCAAGGTGGACAACCTGGCCATGATGTCCTTCGACATCTATTGCAAGAGTCGCGAAGAGGTGTTCCGGTTCCGCGTGGAGGAAGTGAAGCGCACGCAGAGCAGTCTGCTCAGGAAGGCCGGATTGGTAGCGGACGTTACGGTCGACAAATCGACCGATTAG